In Paenibacillus durus, the DNA window TACGATATCCGCCTTCAGCATGGCGCCAAGATCCCGGCCGTCGTCACTGGCGACGGTGAATTCAATCGCCTCGATCCGCCGGAAATAGTTCTCATCGAGCTGATGCAAGAGGCCCGGCCTTTGGCGGGGCTCATCATTGAAAGTGTCAATGAACGCCTGCATCATCGGCCCCATGATGTCCACGATGCGCAGGTCCAGCCGGACCGCTTCCTCGCGGATCGTCTCCCGCAGCTCCGGCTGCACCAGGGTATAGGCGACAAAGCCGTTATGCTTGGCGGCTTCTTCAAGCAGCTTTCGCAGCTCATCCTCATGTCTTACATTTCCGTACCGTTTGATCGTGACACGCTGATTCTCGAATTGGTGTAAGACGGCCTGAACGACAGCTTCCGCCGTATCCCCTAAAGAATCCGAGCATATCGTAATGAAATGTGAAGGCTCATCCATGCTCTTTTGATTCCTCCGTTATCCTTTAGCTTCGGTATCGAGGAGAAGCTTTACGATGGAAGTCTTGGTCAGCCGCCCTACCACTTCCAGCTTTCCAATGGCTTCTTCTCCCTCGCAGGGCACCACTACCGGCAAACTGTCTACCTCGTGAAAAATCATTTTATGCGCGGCGTCCAGCACCGTGTCGTCGGGTTCGACCGTAATGAGCTTGGGCTGGCGTGTCATAACCATGCTGACCGGAATGGTTGCGGCTCCTGGATTGCCAAGAGTGACCTTCAGGAAATCCTTGCGGGAGGCGACCCCGGCCAGCTTGCCATCTTCGTCGCAAATGATGAGTGTGCCGACATCCTGGAGGAATAGTGTAACGACCGCGTCGTGCACCGTTGTCGTCTCCCGGATAATAATGGGCACGCTTTGAATATCCTTAACCTTCGTTTCCTGCAGCAGATAGCCGCTGCCAAGACCCCGGGAAGATTTCCCTCCCGGGAAATAGCCAACCTTCGGTTTGGCGTCGATGTAGTCGAGCATGACCAGCAGCGATAGATCCGCGCGGATGGTCGGGCGGCTGAGCCGCAAAGCTTCGGCAATCTGCTCGCCGGTGATTGGAGCGTTCTTTTTAACAATGTCGATAATTTGTAGTTGCCGGGAAGTTAGTTCGATTGCAAATCCCTCCACTTTCTTGATGCAAGAAAGCGATCCTTCTGTAGGAAAGGGCCGCGGAGTGGACGCCCCCTTTCCCCAACGCGTCATGTTTGGAAGAATAATCCCTTTCGTTGCTTATATAATACATAATATTAATCCTTATTGCAATATATAATACGTACTATTTTAGATTTTATATGAAAAATGAGCTATATAACTGTGATTAATCCTCATTATTGATCTTTTTATGCATACGGAAGTTCTGTCCTAAAGCAACTGTCCCGGCAGAACGTCTGTTAACAGACGGACCGGGGATGAATCTGGCGAGCAGCTGCTTCAAGGCCTTCGCGTTGACAAGCATCGTTCCGCTTATGATAGTTATTACACCCAGCAGGGTCATCCATGAAACCGTCTCGTCATAAAAAAGGATGCCCACACCGACCGCGATCGGCGGAGAGATATAGAGCCAAGTGGACGGGAAGACGGGGTTCGTCTTGGCAACGAGCCAGTAGTACAGGCTGTGGCCGA includes these proteins:
- a CDS encoding pyruvate, water dikinase regulatory protein, whose translation is MDEPSHFITICSDSLGDTAEAVVQAVLHQFENQRVTIKRYGNVRHEDELRKLLEEAAKHNGFVAYTLVQPELRETIREEAVRLDLRIVDIMGPMMQAFIDTFNDEPRQRPGLLHQLDENYFRRIEAIEFTVASDDGRDLGAMLKADIVLLGMSRTSKTPLGIFLAHRGKKVVNYPIVPEISPPGQLFKLPPQRMIGLTMEPEHMLKIRSERLKVLGLPVDSQYASLKRIKEEIKYAEALFERLGCPVIDITDKAIEETAGLIMGYI
- a CDS encoding helix-turn-helix transcriptional regulator — encoded protein: MTRWGKGASTPRPFPTEGSLSCIKKVEGFAIELTSRQLQIIDIVKKNAPITGEQIAEALRLSRPTIRADLSLLVMLDYIDAKPKVGYFPGGKSSRGLGSGYLLQETKVKDIQSVPIIIRETTTVHDAVVTLFLQDVGTLIICDEDGKLAGVASRKDFLKVTLGNPGAATIPVSMVMTRQPKLITVEPDDTVLDAAHKMIFHEVDSLPVVVPCEGEEAIGKLEVVGRLTKTSIVKLLLDTEAKG